In the Deltaproteobacteria bacterium genome, one interval contains:
- a CDS encoding MaoC family dehydratase N-terminal domain-containing protein, which translates to MELSSSIVGTCLAPYHAEVSWRHLMNYAAAIHDDNPIYFDDQTREGIIGHPLSCAAITWPVMGNLSEYLEAKIFPRKVLDTQVHYSEYLHLLRSLRPGDHLTINGKIAAVLPHRSGTTLFVRLDATDASGQPVFTEIAGALLRGVRCEDKGNVVDLLPSIPENPHHPRTLWQERVFIDPMHTYIYDGCSNIFFPIHTSREFATGVGLPGIIVQGTAVLAHAVKVLINREVGGDSFRLKILYGRFSHMVFPGTVIIVQLQGVVDQENGRALHFDVLNDRGQKALSDGYAFVKN; encoded by the coding sequence ATGGAACTCAGCTCTTCCATTGTGGGTACATGCCTGGCGCCGTATCATGCAGAGGTATCGTGGCGCCATCTCATGAACTATGCGGCGGCCATCCACGATGACAATCCCATTTACTTTGACGACCAGACCCGGGAGGGCATTATCGGGCACCCTCTATCATGCGCTGCCATTACATGGCCTGTCATGGGAAACCTCTCCGAATACCTCGAAGCCAAGATATTTCCCCGTAAAGTCCTTGATACCCAAGTCCACTATAGTGAATACCTGCACCTCCTCCGGTCCCTCCGCCCGGGTGACCATCTGACAATTAACGGAAAGATCGCGGCCGTCTTGCCGCACAGGTCCGGGACCACCCTGTTCGTGCGACTGGATGCCACCGATGCATCGGGTCAACCGGTTTTTACTGAGATTGCAGGGGCGCTTCTCAGAGGGGTTCGGTGTGAAGATAAGGGGAACGTCGTCGATCTTCTGCCCTCCATCCCTGAAAATCCGCATCATCCCAGGACTCTTTGGCAGGAGCGGGTTTTCATCGACCCTATGCATACCTATATCTATGATGGCTGCAGCAATATTTTCTTTCCCATCCATACGTCACGAGAGTTTGCGACAGGAGTCGGCCTTCCCGGGATTATCGTACAGGGAACAGCCGTACTCGCTCACGCGGTGAAGGTACTGATCAACAGGGAAGTCGGAGGAGATTCTTTCAGGCTCAAGATCCTCTACGGTCGATTTTCCCACATGGTCTTTCCCGGAACGGTAATTATTGTTCAACTCCAGGGCGTCGTGGATCAGGAAAACGGCAGGGCTCTCCATTTTGATGTGCTCAACGATCGGGGACAAAAGGCCCTGAGCGATGGGTACGCTTTTGTGAAAAACTGA
- a CDS encoding ABC transporter ATP-binding protein has protein sequence MTPPPKLAVTDLSMCFGGVSAIMNLSFELEEGEIFALIGPNGAGKSTVFNCISGIYRPNRGRIYFEGEEITHLRPHKVARKGIARTFQNIALFRNMTVLDNLLLGRNPSLKAGVIRGGIFWGKAVREELASRLAVEKLIDFLEIESVRKKLVGTLPFGIQRRVELGRALALEPRLLLLDEPVSGMNIEETEDMARFILDINETFGMTILLVEHDMGVVMDISDRILVINFGEKIAEGNPETIGRDSEVIKAYLGEEADGIKPEQH, from the coding sequence ATGACTCCTCCGCCGAAACTGGCAGTGACGGACCTTTCCATGTGCTTTGGCGGGGTAAGTGCCATAATGAACCTCTCCTTTGAACTGGAAGAAGGAGAGATTTTTGCCCTCATCGGTCCGAACGGAGCGGGAAAGAGTACGGTATTCAACTGTATCAGCGGAATCTACAGACCGAACCGGGGTCGGATTTATTTTGAAGGGGAGGAGATCACACATCTGAGGCCCCACAAGGTTGCCCGGAAGGGTATTGCCCGTACATTTCAAAACATCGCATTGTTTCGCAATATGACTGTTTTGGATAATCTTTTGCTGGGCCGGAACCCCTCCCTCAAGGCCGGCGTCATTCGGGGAGGGATCTTCTGGGGTAAGGCCGTCCGGGAAGAACTGGCATCCCGTTTGGCGGTGGAAAAACTGATTGATTTCCTCGAGATTGAAAGCGTTCGGAAGAAGCTCGTAGGCACCCTCCCTTTTGGGATTCAGCGGCGGGTGGAACTGGGACGCGCCCTTGCACTGGAACCCCGCCTGCTCCTCTTGGATGAACCGGTTTCTGGAATGAATATAGAGGAAACCGAGGACATGGCACGATTTATCCTGGATATCAACGAGACGTTCGGGATGACGATCCTCCTTGTAGAGCATGATATGGGGGTGGTCATGGATATCTCCGATCGCATTCTGGTCATCAATTTCGGAGAGAAAATTGCCGAGGGAAATCCGGAAACCATCGGCAGGGACTCTGAGGTCATCAAGGCCTATCTCGGTGAAGAGGCAGATGGAATCAAACCGGAACAGCATTAA
- a CDS encoding branched-chain amino acid ABC transporter permease produces MGSGQFKTCYRDDIKIFQTGFIQFWLCLLGVCLLVLPFVVEQYFLYIVNLCGIAVIGALGLNILSGYTGQISLGHSAFIAIGAYTSTILSVKWGFPFWLSFPIAGLVSALSGLVIAIPCLRLRGLYLAIATFAFYFIVEYAIIHWDSMTNGTGGITVPEASFFGFAFDSDRKIYFLILFLAVCATTFARNLFRTEAGRAFIAIRDNDIAAEIIGVDVVRYKILSFMVCSFYAGIAGSLYAVTLSFIGPEHFTFLMTIEYLAMCLVGGVGTIIGTIYGAIFITLLPEGIRLLRDALSQDYPSLVTRMADLQASCYGLVIILFLIFEPTGLFGIWLRIKKYWKAWPYTY; encoded by the coding sequence ATGGGAAGCGGGCAGTTCAAGACGTGTTATCGTGACGACATAAAGATTTTCCAGACAGGCTTTATTCAATTCTGGTTGTGCCTGCTGGGGGTCTGTCTGCTTGTTTTGCCTTTTGTCGTAGAGCAGTATTTTCTCTATATCGTTAATTTGTGCGGCATTGCCGTCATTGGGGCGCTGGGCCTTAATATCCTGTCCGGCTATACAGGTCAAATCTCGCTGGGACACTCAGCGTTTATCGCCATCGGAGCCTACACCTCCACCATCCTTTCAGTGAAGTGGGGATTTCCGTTCTGGCTCTCTTTTCCCATTGCCGGTCTGGTAAGTGCCCTGAGCGGTCTGGTGATTGCCATCCCCTGTCTGCGGCTGAGAGGCCTCTATCTGGCTATTGCCACATTCGCCTTTTACTTTATTGTGGAATACGCCATTATTCACTGGGACAGCATGACCAACGGCACCGGCGGCATAACGGTTCCGGAGGCCTCTTTTTTTGGATTTGCGTTTGACTCGGATCGAAAGATCTACTTTCTTATCCTCTTCCTGGCAGTCTGTGCCACGACCTTTGCGAGAAATCTGTTTCGCACAGAGGCGGGACGGGCGTTCATTGCCATCCGGGACAACGATATCGCCGCAGAAATTATCGGTGTTGATGTGGTCAGGTACAAGATTCTCTCATTCATGGTCTGTTCCTTCTATGCGGGTATTGCAGGCAGTCTGTATGCCGTGACCCTCTCCTTTATCGGGCCTGAACATTTTACCTTTCTCATGACCATAGAATACCTGGCCATGTGTCTGGTAGGCGGCGTGGGCACCATCATCGGCACCATTTATGGCGCCATCTTTATCACCCTGCTTCCGGAAGGCATACGCCTGCTCAGAGATGCCCTGAGTCAGGATTACCCCTCGCTTGTCACGCGAATGGCAGACCTCCAGGCCAGTTGTTACGGCCTGGTGATTATTCTGTTTCTGATTTTTGAACCGACCGGTCTTTTCGGCATCTGGTTACGGATCAAAAAGTATTGGAAAGCCTGGCCCTATACCTATTGA
- a CDS encoding TetR/AcrR family transcriptional regulator produces the protein MATRNGKSNFRGLDKSLKIQKIIDTAAEIFHKKGYRSTTLDDVSRELGITKAALYHYVSSKEKLLSKIYIQALENIFKNTYKIAGKNLPPDMKLKLIIQNHIKSIIIGSISMFSVFFTEENQLPEEEVRKIRKEKTKYNQIVEEILEEGMSQGLFRRADPKLQAFAITGMCNWVYKWYKPGNSFFTPDQIADHFTRLLERGYLIVDKEPVEDLAETQRGTKKIPEAKKDQFKKVKDQCMGLIELINEIENLS, from the coding sequence ATGGCTACAAGAAACGGAAAATCCAATTTTAGAGGATTGGATAAAAGCCTAAAAATTCAAAAGATTATTGATACTGCCGCGGAGATCTTTCATAAGAAAGGTTACAGATCAACGACCCTCGATGATGTGTCACGGGAATTGGGGATTACCAAGGCTGCGTTATACCATTACGTGTCCAGTAAAGAAAAACTCCTTTCTAAAATCTATATTCAGGCATTGGAGAATATTTTTAAAAATACCTATAAAATTGCCGGAAAAAATTTGCCCCCTGATATGAAGTTAAAGCTTATCATACAAAATCATATTAAAAGCATTATCATTGGCTCTATTTCTATGTTCTCTGTTTTTTTTACTGAGGAGAATCAACTTCCCGAGGAAGAAGTCAGGAAAATCAGGAAAGAAAAAACGAAATATAATCAAATTGTTGAAGAAATTCTCGAGGAAGGTATGTCTCAAGGCCTGTTTAGGCGGGCTGATCCAAAGCTGCAAGCATTCGCCATAACAGGGATGTGTAACTGGGTATACAAATGGTATAAACCCGGGAATTCCTTTTTCACTCCTGATCAAATCGCTGACCATTTTACACGCCTACTTGAGAGAGGGTATCTAATAGTTGACAAAGAACCGGTCGAAGACTTAGCCGAAACACAGAGAGGGACCAAGAAGATCCCAGAGGCTAAAAAGGATCAGTTTAAAAAGGTCAAAGACCAGTGCATGGGTTTGATAGAACTTATCAATGAGATAGAGAATTTAAGCTGA
- a CDS encoding AMP-binding protein: protein MESNRNSINTYDTLPRLLARNRRYYGNRVGLREKDLGVWQEVSWDQYYEHVKLFCLGALSLGLQRNDKLAILGDNCREWLYADLGTQAAGAVTVGIYATNPPRQVLYVLDHSDSVMVVVKDQEQADKVLEVGESLPLLKKIIVIDMKGLRHYDDPRVLSFQQVEDLGKAMASEKPGYFEELVSQTRARDVALMVYTSGTTGPPKGAMLTHRNLLSLAAAFSQETPISSEDEAVSYLPLCHIAERLMSVVLALYAAYTVNFAESLETIQENLYEIAPTIFVGVPRIWEKMHSAIQIRMKDASWFKRRAYAFWIPIGRNIVEQEIQKGRYSLLQRMLYRLGHLCMYRYLLDKMGLLRVRLALSGSAPISPEILKFYRALGLRITEVYGQTEGSGVSHIHHGRDRKVGSVGKPLPGVDFKLAEDGEILFRGDTLFNGYYKEPESTEAVMSDGWMRTGDVGILDGEGYLYITDRKKDIIITAGGKNIAPSEIENRLKCSPYINQAIVVGDAKPYLSAIIQIELDTVSKWAMDHKIAYTTFRSLAGHRDVFELIKQEVEEANKEFARVEGIKKFVLLEKELDHDDDELTATMKIRRKSVERKFSDLINAMYGR from the coding sequence ATGGAATCAAACCGGAACAGCATTAATACGTACGATACCCTCCCCCGTCTCTTGGCCCGCAACCGTCGGTACTACGGAAACCGGGTGGGGCTGAGGGAAAAGGACCTGGGTGTCTGGCAGGAAGTCTCCTGGGATCAGTACTACGAGCATGTGAAGCTTTTCTGCCTTGGAGCCCTATCCCTTGGGCTTCAGCGGAACGACAAACTGGCCATTCTTGGGGATAACTGCAGGGAGTGGCTCTATGCAGACCTGGGAACCCAGGCCGCCGGGGCCGTGACCGTGGGCATTTACGCCACCAACCCACCCAGGCAGGTGCTGTATGTGCTGGATCATTCCGATTCGGTGATGGTGGTGGTCAAAGACCAGGAGCAGGCGGACAAGGTTTTGGAGGTGGGGGAATCCCTCCCCCTGTTGAAAAAGATCATCGTCATCGATATGAAGGGCCTTCGACACTATGATGACCCCCGTGTCCTCTCTTTTCAACAGGTGGAAGATCTGGGTAAAGCCATGGCCTCGGAAAAACCGGGATACTTCGAGGAACTTGTCTCCCAAACCCGGGCCCGGGATGTGGCCCTCATGGTCTATACCTCGGGCACTACCGGTCCGCCCAAGGGCGCCATGCTCACCCACAGAAACCTTCTCTCCCTGGCAGCCGCTTTTTCACAAGAGACACCTATTTCCAGTGAGGACGAGGCTGTCTCCTATCTTCCGTTGTGCCACATCGCTGAGAGGCTCATGTCGGTAGTCCTGGCACTTTATGCCGCATACACCGTCAATTTTGCGGAGAGTCTTGAGACCATTCAGGAAAACCTCTATGAAATCGCCCCCACCATCTTTGTGGGGGTTCCAAGGATCTGGGAGAAGATGCATTCGGCCATTCAGATTCGCATGAAGGATGCCTCATGGTTCAAGCGACGGGCCTACGCATTCTGGATTCCCATCGGTCGGAACATCGTGGAGCAAGAGATCCAAAAGGGGAGGTATTCCCTGCTGCAAAGGATGCTTTATAGACTCGGTCACCTGTGTATGTATCGGTATCTTCTGGACAAGATGGGACTTCTTCGGGTCCGGCTGGCCCTCAGCGGATCCGCCCCCATCTCCCCTGAAATTCTCAAATTCTACCGAGCCCTGGGGCTCAGGATCACTGAAGTCTACGGGCAGACGGAAGGCTCGGGCGTATCCCATATCCACCACGGCCGTGACAGAAAAGTCGGGTCGGTGGGAAAACCCCTGCCGGGTGTCGATTTCAAACTGGCAGAAGACGGGGAGATCCTGTTCCGGGGCGATACGCTCTTCAACGGTTATTATAAGGAACCCGAATCCACCGAAGCGGTCATGAGTGATGGATGGATGCGAACCGGGGATGTAGGCATTCTGGACGGGGAAGGTTATCTCTATATCACCGATAGAAAAAAGGACATCATCATCACGGCCGGCGGAAAGAACATCGCCCCTTCGGAAATCGAGAACCGCCTCAAATGCAGCCCCTATATTAATCAGGCCATTGTGGTGGGGGACGCAAAACCCTACCTCTCCGCCATCATTCAAATCGAACTGGACACCGTCAGCAAGTGGGCCATGGACCATAAGATCGCCTATACCACCTTTAGGAGCCTGGCTGGGCACAGGGACGTATTTGAACTCATTAAACAGGAAGTAGAGGAAGCCAATAAGGAATTCGCCCGCGTGGAGGGCATTAAGAAATTTGTCCTTCTTGAAAAAGAACTGGATCATGATGACGATGAATTAACCGCCACCATGAAGATTCGACGCAAAAGTGTTGAGAGAAAGTTCAGCGATCTCATCAATGCCATGTATGGGAGGTGA
- a CDS encoding ABC transporter substrate-binding protein: MKGIAKGFCVLLTIVAVFWSAGIHAEVGVTDDAIKIGVVSDLTGPTAIGGVGMADGIVSFFNDLNEKGGIHGRKVEVIVEDCAYSPAKAVAAAKKLMAKDGIFAFVSPWGTAPSTALFPIAKKDKIPIAPACALATSMYDPLKKYVFAVGTNYVDQSLFVVDYVRNKMGMEKPKIALFCQDDDWGRDHLKGLEMARKKYDLPPIAVETYKYDAVDFKSQAINLKKADPDVVLVASAIKSGAMFLKEAHKLGWKPTFIGSNTLGIIITLQLAGEYGKDLLVVNIFAMPGEDIPGMKRLEAASKKYFGDKWMPAEAKIHPYYVYGWINAMVFAEGAKRAGKDLTRDGLVKALESLKNFDPEGLMGPITYSATSHGSPGFARMTKGDLEKKCFVPLSDWTAVKE, translated from the coding sequence ATGAAAGGAATCGCAAAAGGGTTTTGTGTCCTGCTGACCATTGTTGCAGTCTTCTGGAGCGCGGGAATCCACGCCGAGGTTGGGGTGACCGACGATGCCATCAAGATCGGTGTGGTAAGTGACTTGACGGGCCCTACCGCCATTGGCGGCGTGGGCATGGCGGATGGGATCGTTTCCTTTTTCAATGACCTGAATGAAAAGGGGGGTATTCACGGACGAAAGGTGGAGGTCATTGTGGAAGACTGTGCCTACAGCCCGGCAAAGGCCGTGGCCGCTGCAAAGAAACTCATGGCCAAAGACGGGATCTTCGCGTTTGTCTCTCCATGGGGTACGGCGCCCAGCACGGCCCTTTTTCCCATTGCCAAAAAGGATAAGATCCCCATTGCCCCGGCCTGCGCCCTTGCCACCAGCATGTATGATCCCTTGAAAAAGTACGTTTTTGCCGTCGGGACCAACTATGTGGATCAGTCGCTTTTTGTGGTGGACTATGTTCGAAACAAGATGGGCATGGAGAAACCGAAAATCGCGCTGTTCTGCCAGGATGATGACTGGGGAAGAGACCATCTGAAGGGTCTGGAGATGGCGCGGAAAAAATACGATCTCCCGCCCATTGCCGTGGAGACCTACAAATACGATGCCGTTGATTTCAAGAGCCAGGCCATCAATCTTAAAAAGGCCGATCCTGATGTGGTACTGGTGGCCTCGGCTATTAAATCGGGCGCCATGTTCTTGAAGGAAGCCCATAAGCTCGGCTGGAAACCGACATTTATCGGATCCAACACCCTAGGCATTATCATCACGCTTCAACTGGCAGGGGAATACGGGAAAGACCTGCTGGTGGTGAACATCTTTGCCATGCCCGGAGAGGATATCCCAGGCATGAAGCGTCTGGAAGCGGCATCTAAAAAATATTTCGGAGACAAGTGGATGCCCGCGGAAGCCAAGATTCATCCCTATTATGTATATGGCTGGATCAATGCCATGGTCTTTGCCGAGGGTGCTAAGCGGGCCGGGAAAGACCTGACCCGGGACGGCCTGGTGAAGGCACTGGAGTCGTTGAAGAACTTTGATCCGGAAGGCCTGATGGGCCCCATTACCTACTCGGCCACCTCCCACGGATCGCCCGGATTCGCCCGAATGACAAAGGGAGACCTGGAAAAGAAATGTTTTGTCCCCCTGAGCGATTGGACGGCCGTCAAGGAGTAA
- a CDS encoding PAS domain S-box protein, which produces MVLFDNLLNSFRRFQAFTVNRMTTSVIEKDDLAFWRVRVLFAVLFTALIFCTFAIAAAILLVMKEQLWGLAIFDVLGYLVCIFLLFSKRLSYEIRASVTLLMFYIVGLVVISYVGPFSGGPLWLFTFAVLVGVLLGSRSAIVAIALNGAALTIFALLFWRGQFGETFQFGITSQGIISAGANFLVLNVIAAMSVSALVKGLVSSHKKEHFLSKSLEQERIQLIEAKKRLEFEVDERKRAEKSLRKGEQKYRSLYNSIRDAILVADTERRIIDCNPAFSALFGYALEEIKGQETLTVYASEEEFKRLGETLKSNIDNPNFLFNVQYRKKSGEVFPGETNVFYLKDDKGAIIGFIGLIRDLTERKVGEENQRNLRDQLYRAQKMEAMGLLAGGVAHDLNNILSGVVSYPELLLMDLPEDSPLKKPIKNIQESGIRAADVVADLLTIARGVATGKEALNFNTIVREYLTSAEFKKLEKAHAFVDFKAQLDSELLNMNGSSIHMKKLLMNLVINATEAIERSGTVTISTRNRYLDEPIRGYENVRQGEYAVLSVSDDGSGISTEDIERIFEPFYTKKVMGRSGTGLGLAVVWNTVQDHNGYINVKSNEKGTLFELYFPVTREEIAEAEEPVDLKDYLGHGEKILVVDDEERQREIACGMLIKLGYNPEAVSSGEEAIAYVKEHPVDLIVLDMIMPKGINGRETYQEIIQVRPGQKAIIASGFAKTREVDAAQDLGAGKYIKKPYMLEKMGLAIRHELEK; this is translated from the coding sequence ATGGTTTTGTTTGATAATTTATTGAATTCTTTCAGAAGGTTTCAGGCCTTCACTGTGAATAGGATGACGACCTCCGTCATAGAGAAGGATGACCTCGCTTTCTGGCGTGTGAGGGTCCTCTTCGCAGTACTCTTCACTGCGCTAATATTTTGCACATTTGCCATAGCAGCCGCGATTCTTCTGGTGATGAAAGAACAATTATGGGGCTTGGCGATCTTTGATGTCCTTGGCTACTTGGTTTGCATTTTTCTTTTGTTTTCAAAACGGTTAAGCTATGAAATCCGTGCATCAGTTACCCTGCTGATGTTCTATATCGTTGGCTTAGTTGTAATTAGTTATGTCGGACCCTTTAGCGGCGGCCCGCTGTGGCTTTTCACCTTCGCAGTTCTTGTCGGAGTTCTTCTGGGGTCAAGATCTGCCATTGTGGCAATAGCCCTGAACGGGGCCGCATTGACGATTTTTGCTTTACTCTTTTGGCGTGGGCAATTTGGAGAAACATTTCAATTTGGTATCACATCCCAAGGGATCATATCTGCTGGTGCAAATTTTCTCGTATTGAACGTGATAGCCGCCATGTCTGTATCAGCGCTGGTTAAAGGGCTTGTCTCAAGTCATAAAAAGGAACATTTTTTGTCCAAAAGTTTGGAGCAAGAGAGGATACAGCTGATAGAGGCAAAAAAAAGATTAGAGTTTGAAGTTGACGAACGTAAGCGGGCCGAGAAGTCCTTGCGGAAGGGTGAACAGAAGTACCGTTCCCTTTACAACAGCATCAGGGATGCCATTCTAGTCGCGGATACGGAAAGAAGAATCATAGACTGTAATCCGGCCTTCTCTGCGCTGTTTGGGTATGCTCTGGAAGAGATCAAAGGCCAAGAGACGCTTACCGTCTACGCGAGCGAGGAAGAGTTCAAAAGGCTTGGGGAGACGCTGAAATCGAATATCGACAACCCGAATTTTCTCTTTAACGTACAGTACCGGAAGAAATCTGGAGAAGTTTTTCCTGGAGAGACCAATGTATTTTATTTGAAAGACGACAAAGGGGCTATCATTGGGTTCATCGGGTTGATTAGGGATCTCACTGAACGGAAGGTGGGAGAAGAAAATCAAAGAAATCTGCGAGACCAACTCTACCGAGCCCAGAAGATGGAAGCCATGGGACTGCTGGCCGGTGGTGTCGCCCATGATCTGAATAACATACTGTCGGGGGTCGTAAGCTATCCCGAGTTACTTCTGATGGATTTACCTGAAGACAGTCCCCTCAAGAAACCGATAAAAAACATACAGGAATCCGGAATTCGGGCCGCCGATGTTGTCGCAGACCTCCTGACCATTGCGAGAGGTGTGGCAACCGGAAAAGAAGCATTGAATTTCAATACCATTGTAAGGGAATATCTGACCTCTGCTGAATTTAAAAAGCTGGAAAAGGCGCACGCATTTGTTGATTTCAAGGCCCAATTGGACTCGGAACTCTTGAACATGAACGGCTCCTCCATTCACATGAAAAAACTCTTGATGAATCTGGTTATCAACGCAACAGAGGCCATTGAAAGAAGTGGCACTGTCACCATCTCGACCAGGAATCGATATCTGGATGAACCGATTAGGGGTTATGAGAATGTACGTCAGGGGGAATATGCCGTACTGAGTGTGTCGGACGATGGTTCCGGTATTTCTACTGAAGACATTGAGAGGATCTTTGAACCGTTCTACACCAAGAAAGTCATGGGCAGGAGTGGCACGGGTCTGGGTCTGGCGGTTGTGTGGAACACAGTCCAGGACCATAATGGCTACATTAATGTGAAGAGCAATGAGAAGGGAACGCTCTTTGAACTATATTTTCCTGTTACCAGAGAGGAAATTGCTGAGGCGGAGGAACCGGTTGATTTGAAAGACTACCTGGGGCACGGGGAAAAAATCCTGGTGGTTGATGACGAGGAGAGGCAAAGAGAGATTGCCTGTGGGATGCTAATAAAGTTGGGGTACAACCCTGAAGCGGTATCCAGCGGTGAAGAAGCGATTGCGTATGTGAAAGAACACCCTGTGGATCTGATCGTCCTTGATATGATTATGCCCAAGGGAATCAACGGACGAGAAACTTATCAGGAGATAATACAGGTCAGGCCAGGCCAGAAGGCCATCATTGCCAGCGGATTTGCCAAGACCAGGGAAGTGGATGCCGCGCAGGATTTGGGGGCCGGAAAATACATTAAAAAGCCCTATATGTTGGAAAAGATGGGACTTGCCATTAGGCATGAATTGGAGAAATAG
- a CDS encoding branched-chain amino acid ABC transporter permease, whose amino-acid sequence MNGGELQIFFQLILSGLIVGSIYGLVALGFVLIYKATNVVNFAQGELMMLGAYFCYYLVSSYQIPFVPAFLITLVFSSLLGILIEVAILRPLVGETVFSVIMVTVGLSTLLRSVVGLIWGHDQYVFPSPFSQQTFRFFELVILPVELTTIVTVMGLFAMCYLFFKYSKIGVAMRATAFNQKYAFLMGISVRKVFSLSWVMASVVASIGGILFASMSNLDTNMSLIGLKVFPAVVLGGIDSIGGAILGGLIVGLTENLAGGYLSQIFGSGVKELSAFFVLLMTLMIRPYGLFGKKEIIRV is encoded by the coding sequence ATGAACGGTGGAGAACTTCAGATTTTTTTTCAATTGATTTTGAGCGGCCTGATTGTCGGGAGCATCTATGGCCTTGTGGCCCTCGGTTTTGTACTGATCTACAAGGCAACCAATGTGGTGAATTTTGCCCAGGGCGAGCTGATGATGCTGGGGGCCTATTTCTGCTACTATCTGGTTTCGAGCTATCAGATTCCCTTTGTTCCGGCCTTCCTGATCACTCTGGTATTTTCATCCCTCCTGGGCATTTTGATCGAGGTGGCCATTCTCAGACCCCTGGTGGGAGAAACGGTTTTCAGCGTGATTATGGTCACGGTGGGGCTTTCCACCCTTCTTCGAAGTGTGGTGGGGCTGATCTGGGGGCACGATCAATATGTCTTTCCATCACCCTTTTCGCAGCAGACGTTCCGCTTCTTCGAGCTTGTGATCTTGCCTGTAGAACTCACCACCATCGTAACGGTCATGGGACTCTTTGCCATGTGCTACCTCTTTTTCAAATACAGCAAGATCGGGGTTGCCATGCGGGCCACGGCCTTTAATCAGAAGTACGCCTTTCTCATGGGCATCAGTGTTCGAAAGGTTTTTTCACTCTCATGGGTCATGGCATCGGTGGTGGCCTCCATCGGAGGGATCCTCTTCGCCAGCATGTCAAATCTGGATACCAATATGAGCCTTATCGGGCTCAAGGTCTTCCCTGCCGTGGTCCTGGGAGGTATCGACAGCATCGGGGGAGCCATTCTGGGGGGGCTTATTGTTGGCTTGACCGAAAACCTGGCCGGAGGCTATCTCTCCCAGATTTTTGGATCGGGGGTTAAGGAGCTCTCGGCCTTTTTTGTACTGCTTATGACGCTCATGATTCGGCCATACGGCCTCTTCGGCAAAAAAGAGATTATTCGCGTGTAA
- a CDS encoding ABC transporter ATP-binding protein, whose protein sequence is MLSVKNIEVVYNDVIKVVRGVSFEVPDRAIVALLGSNGAGKSTVLKAISHILELEDGELTEGKIEFDGQDIAGVAPERVVSMGIVQIPEGRGIFDDLTVAENLRVGAHTRSDGTRVKQDTEKILDYFPVLRGRMSQMAGYLSGGEQQMLAIGRALMTRCGLLMSDEPSLGLAPQIAVEIFRILQRITAEEEASILLVEQNAHMALTIASYGYIMESGKIVLDGPSEKLIQNEDVKEFYLGLTEVGAKKSYRQVKHYKKRKRWLS, encoded by the coding sequence ATGCTCTCTGTAAAAAACATCGAAGTTGTCTACAATGACGTCATCAAGGTGGTCCGGGGCGTCTCCTTTGAGGTCCCCGACCGGGCTATCGTGGCGCTTTTGGGCTCTAACGGGGCCGGCAAGAGCACGGTGCTCAAGGCTATCAGTCATATCCTTGAACTGGAGGATGGGGAACTTACCGAAGGAAAAATTGAATTTGATGGTCAAGACATCGCCGGTGTGGCGCCTGAGCGGGTTGTTTCCATGGGCATCGTCCAGATCCCTGAAGGGAGGGGCATTTTCGATGACCTCACTGTTGCGGAGAACCTTCGCGTAGGCGCCCATACGCGTTCGGACGGGACCCGGGTGAAGCAGGACACGGAAAAGATCTTGGACTATTTCCCGGTCCTTCGCGGGCGGATGTCGCAGATGGCCGGATATCTAAGCGGTGGGGAACAGCAGATGCTGGCTATTGGCAGGGCATTGATGACCCGGTGCGGCCTCCTCATGTCGGACGAACCATCTCTGGGCCTGGCTCCTCAGATTGCAGTTGAGATCTTCCGCATCCTGCAAAGGATCACCGCAGAGGAAGAGGCCTCCATTCTCCTTGTGGAGCAGAATGCGCACATGGCGCTGACCATCGCCAGCTACGGTTATATCATGGAAAGCGGAAAGATTGTACTGGACGGTCCCAGTGAAAAACTGATTCAAAACGAAGATGTGAAGGAATTCTACCTGGGGCTCACCGAGGTAGGCGCCAAGAAGAGCTACCGCCAGGTGAAACACTACAAGAAAAGGAAGAGGTGGCTTTCATGA